The genomic DNA CCGCCGCGGGCGACGGCGGCGGCGCCAGCACCACCTTCGAGGGCGGTACCGTCACCGTCCGCGCCCAGGCGCTGGTCACCTACAACGCCACGAGCACGAACTGACGGCTCCGACCGGGGACAATCGTCCCCCGGAGTCCTATTTTCTCCGTTCAGAACCGCTCAAACGCCCATTTGACGTTCCGCTCGCTATATCTCCGCTGACGGCGTCCGGGACGGTATGTCCACACCGAGACGCTCCGTCGCGGCTGTCGCGACGGCCCTGCTGCTCCTGCTGGCCGGCTGTACAACCTTCAGCGTCGCCGCCGACACCGGTCCTGTCGCAGACCTCCCCGCCGATTCGGCCGCCCTCTCCGACCCGGTCGCCGCCTCGAACGACACCGCGGCCCCGACGGTCCACACGACCGGCGTCGGTGAGGTCTCGGCCGCCCCCGACGAGGCGGTCGTCTCCCTGACGGTCACCGCCCTCGCGCCGACGGCCGCCGAGGCCCGCGAGCGGGTCGCCGCCGACACCGAGGCGGTCCGCACGGCGCTGGCGGATGCGGGCTTCGAGACGGTCGAGACGACCAGCTTCTCGCTCGTCGCCGACTACGACTACACCCGCGACGGCCGCGAGCTGCGCGGCTACCGCGCCACCCACGGCCTGGAGGTGACCACGACGCCCGACCGCGCCGGCGAGGCCGTCGATACCACCATCGCGGCCGCCGAGGAGCGCCGCTCGGGCGAGAGCACCGTCCGCGTCGATGCGGTCCGCTTCGGGCTGACCGACGACGCCCGCGCCGCCGCCCGGACCGCGGCGCTGACGATGGCGACCGAGAACGCCCGTGCCGACGCCGACGCCGTGGCGAGCGCGGCCGGCCTCTCGGTCGACGGCGTCCGGTCGCTGTCGGTCGGCTCCCCTGCGGGCCCGGTGTTCTACTACGACCGGGCGGCCGACGACGGGGGCGCCGAGTCCGGCACCCCGACCACCTTCACCCCCGGCGACGTGACCGTCACCGTCCAGGTGAGCGCGGTCTACACGCTGGCCGACGGGAACTGAGCCGGATAGAGTCCGAGAACAACAGTTAATTTCGTTACCTGGAGAACAAGCTCCCAGTTCTTCGCCCCAGTGATTTACGCGCGAATCATCGAGGCGAGTCTGCAGGTCACTCCGAGTCCGACGGCTCGTCGTCCTCGAGCGCCTCGTCGGGGAGTGTGTCGGCGGGGGTCCCGGTGACCTCGTAGGCGTAGAACTCGTCGGGGTTCGGGAAGAAGCGTTCGGCGTCCTCGTGCTCGACGGTGGCGATGACGGTGCCGTCGCCCTGGCGGATGTGGCTGTACATCTTCTCGGCGGCGGTGGCGGTCCGGACGAGGTCGGCGGCCAGGCGCATCCGGTAGGCCCCCGCGATGAGGAGGATGGCCTCGTTGTCCAGGTCGATGCACTCGGTGGCGATGAAGACGTTGCCACTCGACTGGTTCTGGTAGACTGCGGTCTCGTCGAAGTCGGTCCGTTCGTCGAACTCGGTGACGGTCTCGGCGTCGCTGCTGTCGACAAGGTAGCTCAGCCCCCAGCGGTCCTCCTCGACGTCACCGGGCGCGACCGTCGCGGTGTCGGCCGCGAAGACGGTCAGCGTCTCGTACCCCTCCTCCTCGCGGGCGTCGGCCATCGCCCGGACCTCCTCGATGGTCCGCTTCCATCCGTTCCGGACCACGTCCGGCGCACGGGCGATCCGTTCGAGTTCGTCGGGATTGGCCTCATCAGAGTTCAGGTGGACCATACTGGTGGATTGGCGCCGGCGTGGATAAATGGTGTGTCGGCGGGGGCGCGTCAGATGGCGGGCACGTCTGTCCCGACCGGTTCTGCGGGCGCTCTCACTGGCACGAACAGGTGGGAAGCCCCTGGCCGACCGACCATCCGACCGAGTTCCCCCCGACCCACGACCGTCACCCCGGAACGCCGAGCCCCAGCTCCAGCAGCAGCGAGACCACCAGGACGACGATGCTGCTGACGAACAGCTTGGTGTCGCGGCTGACCCGCTTGTCGTAGGGGAGCCGCTCCTCGACGGGGAGGGTGTCCTGGAGCCGGGCCTCGAACTCGGACTCGGTGTCCCGGCTGGCCGTCACCATCTGCCCGTCGCGGTGGGGTCGCTCGGGCTGGATGGCGAAACTGGCGTAGCCGAACATGAGAATCCCGACGACGAACAGGAACTGCTTCACGGCCGGCAGTCCGCCGATGAGCAGTGCCGGGGTCCCCGCGACGACGACGACCGCGCCCGAGAGCGCGGCCACCCAGGCGACGAAGTCGACGACCCGGAGGACCCGGTCACTCGTCATCGATCCGCCGCTCTATCACCAGCTCGGGATCCTCGTACTCGTCGGTGTGGCGGTGACAGTAGCTCTTCCGACCGGTGTTGCCGATGGGGTGGAAGTCCGGGCGCTCACGGTCACAGATGCCGCCGAACTCGTCGTAGAGCTGCTGGCGTGCCTCGCCGGGGTCGCCGGCCTTCACCTGCTCGCTCGCCTCGTCGACCGCCGCGGCCACCTCGTCGGGCACCTCCAGCTCCCCGAAGAGGTCCTCGACGGCATCGTCGATGTCGTCGTACTTCGAGAACCGGCCCAGTCGCAGCCGGGCCTGGTCGACCAGGCCCAGCTCCTGGCGGGATCGCTCGCGGACGATCTCGCGGAACCGCTCGATGGCGTCCCACACCTCGTCACTCAGGTCGGCGTACTCCTCGGGGTGGATTTTCGCCGGACACCGGGTCGAGAACTGACAGCCGACGGGCGGGTCCCGCGGGCTCGGCGGCGTTCCGGGCAGGGTGATCCGCGTCCGCTCGGCCGTCGGGTCCGGCGTCGGGATGGCCGACAGCAGCGACTGGGTGTACGGGTTCGCGGGGTTCTCGTACATCTCCTCGGTCTCGCCCAGTTCCATGATCTTCCCCAGGTACATCACGGCGACCCGGTCGCAGATGTGCCGGATGACCGAGAGGTCGTGGGCGATGAACAGGTAGGTGAGGTCGTGCTCCTCCTGCAGGTCCTCGAGCAGGGTGATGATCTTCGCCTGGACGGAGACGTCCAGCGCCGACACCGGCTCGTCGAGCACGATGAACTCGGGTTCGAGCGCCAGCGCGCGGGCGATGCCGATACGCTGGCGCTGGCCGCCGCTGAACTGGTGCGGATAGCGGTAGTAGTGCTCCTCGCGGAGGCCGACCTCCGAGAGCAGCTCCAGCGCCCGCTCGCGTCGGTCCTGCTTCGTCTTCCAGCCGTGGGCCGAGAGCGGCTCCACGATGATCTCGCCGACCGTCATCCGGTCGTTGAGGCTGGACTCGGGGTCCTGGAACACCATCTGCGCGTTCTTGCGCCACTGTTTCAGGTCGTCCCCCGACAGCTCGGTGATATCCCGGCCGTCGAACAGGACCCGGCCCTCGGTCGCGTTCTCGAGCTGGATGAGCGTCCGGCCGAGCGTGCTCTTTCCGGAGCCGGACTCGCCGACCAGCCCGAACGTCTCGCCGCGGCGGATCTCGAAGCTCACGTCGTCGACCGCCTTCACCGGCGGGTCTGCGAACATCCCCTCCCCGCCGTAGTACTTCTTCAGGTTCTCGACGTCGACCAGGGTCTCCTGGCTCGCTTCCGTCCGTGCTCTCTCGGTGACCTTGCTCATGGTTTGCTCCCGTCGTCGGTACGACCACGTTCGCGCTCCTCCGCGGCCGCGCGGTGGTGTTCGATGCGCTCCTCCTCGGTCATCCCCTCGGGGTACAGCAGGCAGGAGGCGGTGTGCTCGGAGCCGTCTCCGACCGACACCTGCTGCGGGGGAATCCGGTCACAGGCGTCGAACGCCTCCGGACAGCGGGGCGCGAACCGGCAGTGGTCGGCCGGCGCGTTCGGCGTCGGCACGTCGCCCTCGATGGTCCGGAGCTGCTCGCCGGCGGCGTTCCGCCCGGGGATCGCCTCCAGCAGTCCCTGCGTGTACGGGTGTTTCGGGTCCGCGAACAGCTCCTCGACGGGGGCCTGCTCGACGATCTGACCCGCGTACATCACGTTGACGCGGTCGGCGATCTCCGCCATCACCCCCATGTCGTGGGTGATGAAGATGATCGAGAGGCCGTGTTCCTCCTGCAGGTCCCGCAGCAGCTCGAGGATCTGGGCCTGGATCGTCACGTCCAGGGCCGTCGTCGGTTCGTCGCAGATCAGGAACTCCGGGTCACACGCCAGCATCATCGCGATAACCGCCCGCTGGCGCATCCCGCCGGAGAACTCGTGCGGGTACTCGTTGAGCCGCCGGGCCGCGTCCGGGATGGCGACCGCCTCCAGCAGCTCGACCGCCTTCTCCCGGGCCGGCTCGCCGGTCATACCCCGGTTGACCTCCAGGGCCTCCATGATCTGGTTGCCGACCGTGTAGACGGGGTTGAGCGACTGCTGGGGGTCCTGCGAGACCATCCCGATGCCGCTCCCGCGGATGTGCTGGTACTCCTTCGGCGTGAACTCGGTCAGCTCCTGGCCGTCGAACCGGATGGAGGAGCCCTCCAGGATCTTGCCGGGGGACTCGATCAGCCCCATGATGGAGCGGGCGGTGACGGACTTGCCGGAGCCGGACTCGCCGACGATGCCGACGGTCTCGCCCCGCCGGACGTCGAAGTCGATCCCGTCGACCGCGTAGATGGTCTCCTTGTCGGTGTAGTACACCGTCCGGAGGTCCCTGACCGACAGCAGCGGCTCCTCGTCGGCCTCGACGCTCGCGCCCGCGTCGGCGGGCGACTGGGATGCCATCAGCCACCACCCCCGGCGGCCGTGGCCTCACCGCCGCCGCCGGTGTCGCTCTCGGGGTCGATGGCGTCCCGGAGCCCGTCACCGAAGGCGTTCATCCCGGTCACGAGCAGCACGATCATCGCGCCGGGGATGAACGAGATGTGCCAGGACGGGCCCGAGACCAGGCCCTGGCCCAGCGAGACCGCACGACCCCACGCCGGGGTCGGCGGGCTGATCCCCAGCCCGTTGCCCAGGAACGACAGGGCCGAGAGGCTGATGATGATGCCTCCCGCCGACATGGAGGCGTAGATGAGCAGGTAGCCCATGATGTACGGGAACATGTGCTTACGCATGATGACCCGGGGGCGCTGGCCGAAGCTCTTGGCGGCGTCGACCCAGGCCTCCTGGGCCACCTGGAGGGCCGGACCACGGACCGCCCGCCAGAGGAACGGCCAGATGGTCAACCCGAATATCACCGCCAACAGGAAGCCCCCGTCCAGGATATCGCCGAGCCAGTGGTTGGCGAACACGGCGCTCACCATGATCAGCAACAGCAACTGTGGCACCGCGACGACGCCGTCGGCCAGCGTCAGGATACCCAGGTCGACGGTACCCTTGTAGAACGCCGACACCATCGCCAGCCCGCCGGCCAGGAACGTCCCGAGGCCGATGGCCAGCCCGGTGACGATGAGCGAGATGCGAGCCCCGCCCATCATGAAGGTGAACAGGTCTCTCCCGTTGGTCAGCGTTCCGAACGGGTGGAACCGGCCGTAGTCGTCGTAGGTCATCGGGCCGACGTTGCTGTCCTCGGCGCCGATGGACTTGGAGTTGAAGTTCGCCTCCCCGGCGAAGACGGTTTCGACGGAGTTGGTCTCCTCCGACCAGTACTGGATCTGGGAGTCCTCCGAGTACGGCGAGAGGATGTTCTGCTTGACGGTCGTCGGCCCCATCGCCGGGCCGAACAGCCCCATCGTCAGGAACAGCACCAGCACGATGATGCCGAACTGGCCCCAGCGGTGGCCGCGGAGCTTGTCGATGATGTCGTCGGTGGGCGACCAGTCGGCCTGCCGGTAGTGCTCGCGGAAGACGAGCCAGCCCTGGAACAGCCAGTAGGCCAGGAACAGCGCGTACACCACCACCAGCGTCAGGCGGATGGCCCACGCGTACGGCGGTGCCAGGTTGAGGAAGGTCCCTTCCCAGGCACCGCTTCCCCCGGGCTGGTAGCCCTGGTTGGGGATGAGTTCGCGGCTGAGCAGCGTCGGGATGCCCGTGGTGCCGTCGCGGAGCCCGGAGATGAACCCGGCCGTCGACTGCTGGAACTCCAGCACCGCCCCGGACGCCGACGACGAGAGCGGCTTGAGGGCCTCCTCGATGAGGCCCGTGACGCCGATCAGCGCCGCCTCGACGACCGTGAGGAGGCCGCCGAGGAAGGCCCCCAGCTCGACGAGGACGAGGACCGCCATGACCGAGCCCCACCGGAGTCCCGGTCGGGGGTTCTCGACGATCCGCGACAGCAGCGTCGAGTCGTCTCGCCGCACCGATTCCGCGGCCTGAGTGTTCGTACTGCTTGCCATGGGTTATCCAGTGTCCTCCAGCGTGACCCGCGGGTCGATCACCGTGTACAGCAGGTCCTGCGTGATGTTGAACACCTGGTTGATGACGACGAAGATGAACACCAGCGCCATCACCACCGGGATGTCCGGGACGACGATGGCCCGGAAGAACAGGTTCCCCAGGCCGTTGATGGAGAACACCTTCTCGACCAGGACCGAGCCGCCGATCAGCAGGTAGAACTCCCCCATGATGACCGGGAGCAGCGGGATCGATGCGTTCCGGCCGACGTGCTTGACGATGATGCGCCGGGGAGAGAGGCCCTTCGCCTTCGCGGTCTCGACGTACTTCGAATTGATGCTCTCCAGCACCGCGGTCCGGCCGATCCGGATCTCGTTGCCCATCGACGCCGACCCCAGGACCAGCGCGGCCGGCAGGATCCACTTGAACGCGATGACCATGTTGAACGCGTTCGGAATCGGGATGAACAGCATCTCGAGCACCGGTATGCCGTTGAACAGCTCGATGGTCGAGAACAGGTTGTTCACCTCGTCCGGTGTCGAGACCACGTCGGTCCGCCAGACGCAGTTCACCTGCTCCGGCCCGCATGGCCAGTGTCTGTACCACGACATCAGGCCGCCGGCCGTCAGGCTCCCGGCGAGGATGACGGCCAACCAGAAGTTCGGCATCGCCCGCCAGATGATGCCACCACCGGAGGCGACGTAGTCGCTCAGCGTGTTCGCGCGCAGTCCCGCGAAGAAGCCGACCGGGATGCCCACCACCAGTGCGACCATCACCGACCAGAAGCCCAGCCAGAGGGTCGCCGGCATCCGACCGATGATGAGCTGGCTCACCGCGACGTTGCGCTGGACCGCCCAGGACTTGCCGAAGTCGACGGTCAGCAGGTCGGACATGACGCCGTAGTACTGCTCCCACAGCGGGACCGTCGACCCGTCCGGATTGATGTAGCCCAGGGCGATCCGGAGCCGCCGGACGTCCGAGGGGGCGGCGTCGCGGCCGAGGATGGCGTTCGCCGGGTCGAGCGGCCCCCGGTAGAGGATCAGGAACGTCACCGTGAGCCCGAACAGGATCACGGGAAGCGCCAGTGCCAGCCGCTTCAGGATGTAGAGCGAGCGGTTCACGGTCGGGCACCCCCCTGGCGTCTGCCAGTGTGGCGTCCTCCCCGGCGGCCACGGTCGTCGAATCGGGTGACGTGGCACCGATTACCGGCTGGCCGTGGACGGTCGTCAAATCGTTCGTGTGGAATCATCGTATCGAGACGTATCTGCCGTTCGGATGCGAGTACACTTCAAATCCGCGGGACGAACGGTGGGGTGACCCCGACCGCTTACTCTTCGCTGCTCGGCGTCGCCGTGTAGGTGACCGTCCGCGTCTCGCGGTCGATGTTGAGGACCGAGAGCGGGAAGTAGGTGTTCGTCGAGTTCGCCGACTCGACCAGGCGGCGGATGGAGTAGACGGCGTCGTCGGCCGTCACCTCGCCGTAGTCACCCTGGAACTGGACGCCCTCCTTGAGCTTGAACTCGTAGGTCGTCAGGTCGTCGCTGACCTCGAAGTCCTCGACGAGGAGGTTCTCCGTCTCGGGCGACCCGTTGGGGTAGTTGAACGGCGCGTCGAACATGTCCATGATCTTCCCACCGCTCGCGGTGTTCCCGGAGGCGATGGGGTCGAGGGAGTTGAACGTGCCCGAGATGCCGTTGAGGGTGTCCTTGTCGAGGCCCTTGACGGAGTTGATGGCCTTCGACCGGGACGCGCCCATGGCGCCCGGCGACTCGTAGTCGACCGTGTCGTACCAGAACAGGTCGTCGGTCCGGTGGTAGATGGGGATCAGCGCGGCCGACGCCCAGAGGCCCTCCTCCATCTTGGCCGCGGCGTCGTCGCGGATCTGCTGGGCCTCGTCGGAGGTGCCCGGGTTGTTCTGGATGCGGTCGAACTGCTCGATCATGTACTCGCGGACGCCGTCGTCGTCGTTGGCGTCCTCGGACCAGAACAGGCGGGCGCCGTTGGGCTGGGAGCCCTCGGCGTCGTAGATCGTGTTCGGCGGGTCGATCAGCTGGAGGAAGTTCTGGGGCGCCGGGTAGTCGGCGATCCAGCCCAGCGTGTACGCCTCGTGCTGGCCCTTCTCCGTCTGGTTCAGCAGCGGCCCGAACGCCGCCGAGCTGATGTTCATGTCGATGTAGGCCGCCTCCAGCCGCGAGCGGATGGTGTTGGCCATCTGCTTCCAGGTGCCGCTCTCGTACTGGAGCCAGTCGAGCTGGAAGCGGTTGTCCGGCCCGTAGCCGGCCTCACGCATGACCTGCTTCGCGGCCGCGATGTCGTTCTCGTTGGGGCTGTACGGGTAACCGCTCAGTCCCTCGAAGTCGCTGCCGCCGGTGTCGGAGCCGTCGTAGCCCTGCCAGTGCTCCTGGTAGGCGTCGGCGCCGCCCGGGTAGATCTGCGTCGGGGTGAGGTGGTAGGCACCCGCGCCGCGGGCCTTGAAGACGTTCTGGACGAACGCCTCGCGGTTGATGACGTAGGCCATCGCCTGCCGGACCGCCTTCGGCACCTTCTCCATGTTGAAGCCCACGTAGAAGGTGTTGATCGTCGGCGTCCGGGACATGTTGATCGTCTTGTCGTTCTCGAGCGGGCCGTAGGTCCCGGTCCGCTGGCCGGCCCCGTCGGGGAGGTCGACCTTGTTCGGCTCGTACTTCTCGGTCGGGATACCGCTCACGTCGGCGTTCTCGTTGAGGAAGTAGTTGTACCGAGCCGTCGGGGAGGCGATGATGGCGTCCTGGAGGTCGAAGTCGGCCGGCTCACCGTGGTAGTCCTCGAACGCGGTCGCGGCGAACTCGCCGCCGTCCCCGGACTCCCACTTGTCGAACCGGAACGGGCCGGCGCCGACGGGGTTGCCGGTGGAGAACTCCTCGTAGCTCATGTCGCCGTCGTACCCCTGGATGTCGCCGACGATCCCCTCGGGAACGATGGAGAACGCGGAGTAGGCCAGGACGGACACCGCGAAGGCGAAGGGGTCGCGGAGCTGGATCTGGAAGGAGTACTCGCCGGTCTTCTCGACCGCCGTCGAGCCGGGGACGATCTCGGTTCGCTCTTTCACTACCGGCGTCGGGCTGCCGGTCGGGCTGGCGCCACCGTCGCCGTCGCCGTCGCCGTCGCCGCCGTCGCCGGAACAGCCGGCGATACCGGCTGCCAGGGCGGTGGCACCGGTGGCTTTCAGGAACTTCCGACGCGATTTGTCGTTCTCGGTCATGTATCGTGTGTGTTGTCGTGAGGATTACCGACGCGTCGCTACGTCGTGGTCTGATGCCAGTTCGCCGTATCCGCGTGCCATACAGTCGAACGTACTGGTATATGCCCTAATAGCTACCGTAAGCTGAAACGCCGTTTTCACCAACCGTGCACGTGATTCACATGAACGCCCGGAGACTGACCGTTCGTCCACTCTCTGCCGGGGACGAGCCGGAAGGTGGAGCCGTGTTCGGCGTCGATATCCGGCACGTTTATAATGGACTGTCAGTTACTGTCACAGTATGTCACCCGACACCGCCCGGGCGTCCGGACTGGCCCCGGACTGTGAGGTGATGGGCTCCGTCGACGACGACCGGTTCGTCATCGCCGCGATCTGTCGCGACGGTGCCTGGCTCTCGATGCAGGCTGGGGAGGCCCTCGATCTCGAGGGCTGGCGGTAGCCGACGGTGCGGCGGTCTCCTGCGGTCGACTCCCCCGGATAGCCGTGGCCTCGTCGATCTCGGAGGGCGCGGCGGGGTCTCGGGCACCGGCTGCTCAGGCGCCGTCGCCGACGATGTCGTCGTAGCGGGCGCCGGTCTGCTTCAGCGTCTCCGTCGAGAACAGTCGCTCGTGCTCGTACGGGAGGTGTTCGGCCGCCAGCTCGTCGACCTTCTCGTCGACGGCATCGGCCTCCCGGCCGTGGACCATCGTGAACAGGTTGTACGGCCAGTCCTGGTCGGGGCGGCGAGGTCGGTGGTAGCACAGCGTCACGTACGGGAGCGCGCCGACGGCCTCGCCGCGGGCGTCCAGCTCGTCGTCGGGCACGTCCCAGACGACCATGCAGTTGGCGTCGAAGCCGGTGACGAGGTGGTTGACCACGCAGCCGATGCGCTTGATGCAACCGTTCGCGAGCAGGCGCTCGACCGCCGCGAGCACGTCGTCGACGGGCGCGTCGATGGCCGCCGCGATGTCCCGGTACGGCGTCCGGGTCAGCGGGAAGCCGTCCTGGATCTCCAGCAGGAGCCGCCGTTCGAGGTCGCTGAAGTCCGCGGTCGCCTCCTCGGAGATGCGGGTCGCGTCCACCTCGGTCTCCTGCAGGGATTCCCGGGCGAACCGGTCCCCGTTCACCACGGGGAACTCCAGGTCGATGTAGAAGTCCGTC from Haloglomus litoreum includes the following:
- a CDS encoding ABC transporter ATP-binding protein; this translates as MSKVTERARTEASQETLVDVENLKKYYGGEGMFADPPVKAVDDVSFEIRRGETFGLVGESGSGKSTLGRTLIQLENATEGRVLFDGRDITELSGDDLKQWRKNAQMVFQDPESSLNDRMTVGEIIVEPLSAHGWKTKQDRRERALELLSEVGLREEHYYRYPHQFSGGQRQRIGIARALALEPEFIVLDEPVSALDVSVQAKIITLLEDLQEEHDLTYLFIAHDLSVIRHICDRVAVMYLGKIMELGETEEMYENPANPYTQSLLSAIPTPDPTAERTRITLPGTPPSPRDPPVGCQFSTRCPAKIHPEEYADLSDEVWDAIERFREIVRERSRQELGLVDQARLRLGRFSKYDDIDDAVEDLFGELEVPDEVAAAVDEASEQVKAGDPGEARQQLYDEFGGICDRERPDFHPIGNTGRKSYCHRHTDEYEDPELVIERRIDDE
- a CDS encoding DUF7556 family protein produces the protein MSPDTARASGLAPDCEVMGSVDDDRFVIAAICRDGAWLSMQAGEALDLEGWR
- a CDS encoding ABC transporter ATP-binding protein, with the translated sequence MASQSPADAGASVEADEEPLLSVRDLRTVYYTDKETIYAVDGIDFDVRRGETVGIVGESGSGKSVTARSIMGLIESPGKILEGSSIRFDGQELTEFTPKEYQHIRGSGIGMVSQDPQQSLNPVYTVGNQIMEALEVNRGMTGEPAREKAVELLEAVAIPDAARRLNEYPHEFSGGMRQRAVIAMMLACDPEFLICDEPTTALDVTIQAQILELLRDLQEEHGLSIIFITHDMGVMAEIADRVNVMYAGQIVEQAPVEELFADPKHPYTQGLLEAIPGRNAAGEQLRTIEGDVPTPNAPADHCRFAPRCPEAFDACDRIPPQQVSVGDGSEHTASCLLYPEGMTEEERIEHHRAAAEERERGRTDDGSKP
- a CDS encoding DUF7529 family protein, whose protein sequence is MVHLNSDEANPDELERIARAPDVVRNGWKRTIEEVRAMADAREEEGYETLTVFAADTATVAPGDVEEDRWGLSYLVDSSDAETVTEFDERTDFDETAVYQNQSSGNVFIATECIDLDNEAILLIAGAYRMRLAADLVRTATAAEKMYSHIRQGDGTVIATVEHEDAERFFPNPDEFYAYEVTGTPADTLPDEALEDDEPSDSE
- a CDS encoding ABC transporter permease yields the protein MASSTNTQAAESVRRDDSTLLSRIVENPRPGLRWGSVMAVLVLVELGAFLGGLLTVVEAALIGVTGLIEEALKPLSSSASGAVLEFQQSTAGFISGLRDGTTGIPTLLSRELIPNQGYQPGGSGAWEGTFLNLAPPYAWAIRLTLVVVYALFLAYWLFQGWLVFREHYRQADWSPTDDIIDKLRGHRWGQFGIIVLVLFLTMGLFGPAMGPTTVKQNILSPYSEDSQIQYWSEETNSVETVFAGEANFNSKSIGAEDSNVGPMTYDDYGRFHPFGTLTNGRDLFTFMMGGARISLIVTGLAIGLGTFLAGGLAMVSAFYKGTVDLGILTLADGVVAVPQLLLLIMVSAVFANHWLGDILDGGFLLAVIFGLTIWPFLWRAVRGPALQVAQEAWVDAAKSFGQRPRVIMRKHMFPYIMGYLLIYASMSAGGIIISLSALSFLGNGLGISPPTPAWGRAVSLGQGLVSGPSWHISFIPGAMIVLLVTGMNAFGDGLRDAIDPESDTGGGGEATAAGGGG
- a CDS encoding ABC transporter permease — translated: MNRSLYILKRLALALPVILFGLTVTFLILYRGPLDPANAILGRDAAPSDVRRLRIALGYINPDGSTVPLWEQYYGVMSDLLTVDFGKSWAVQRNVAVSQLIIGRMPATLWLGFWSVMVALVVGIPVGFFAGLRANTLSDYVASGGGIIWRAMPNFWLAVILAGSLTAGGLMSWYRHWPCGPEQVNCVWRTDVVSTPDEVNNLFSTIELFNGIPVLEMLFIPIPNAFNMVIAFKWILPAALVLGSASMGNEIRIGRTAVLESINSKYVETAKAKGLSPRRIIVKHVGRNASIPLLPVIMGEFYLLIGGSVLVEKVFSINGLGNLFFRAIVVPDIPVVMALVFIFVVINQVFNITQDLLYTVIDPRVTLEDTG
- a CDS encoding Lrp/AsnC family transcriptional regulator, giving the protein MSSLGTGGSEDGDWRAGLDEVDAALVDGYQSDFPVVEEPFQVVAADLGIEEAEALERVRALRERGVFRRFGAVLNPPVIGSSTLAAVRAPEDRFDEVAEIINGYRQVNHNYRRSHEWNTWFVVTAGSRETRDRILEEIEERTGCEVLVLPMLTDFYIDLEFPVVNGDRFARESLQETEVDATRISEEATADFSDLERRLLLEIQDGFPLTRTPYRDIAAAIDAPVDDVLAAVERLLANGCIKRIGCVVNHLVTGFDANCMVVWDVPDDELDARGEAVGALPYVTLCYHRPRRPDQDWPYNLFTMVHGREADAVDEKVDELAAEHLPYEHERLFSTETLKQTGARYDDIVGDGA
- a CDS encoding DUF7555 family protein; the encoded protein is MTSDRVLRVVDFVAWVAALSGAVVVVAGTPALLIGGLPAVKQFLFVVGILMFGYASFAIQPERPHRDGQMVTASRDTESEFEARLQDTLPVEERLPYDKRVSRDTKLFVSSIVVLVVSLLLELGLGVPG
- a CDS encoding SIMPL domain-containing protein translates to MSTPRRSVAAVATALLLLLAGCTTFSVAADTGPVADLPADSAALSDPVAASNDTAAPTVHTTGVGEVSAAPDEAVVSLTVTALAPTAAEARERVAADTEAVRTALADAGFETVETTSFSLVADYDYTRDGRELRGYRATHGLEVTTTPDRAGEAVDTTIAAAEERRSGESTVRVDAVRFGLTDDARAAARTAALTMATENARADADAVASAAGLSVDGVRSLSVGSPAGPVFYYDRAADDGGAESGTPTTFTPGDVTVTVQVSAVYTLADGN
- a CDS encoding ABC transporter substrate-binding protein, with protein sequence MTENDKSRRKFLKATGATALAAGIAGCSGDGGDGDGDGDGGASPTGSPTPVVKERTEIVPGSTAVEKTGEYSFQIQLRDPFAFAVSVLAYSAFSIVPEGIVGDIQGYDGDMSYEEFSTGNPVGAGPFRFDKWESGDGGEFAATAFEDYHGEPADFDLQDAIIASPTARYNYFLNENADVSGIPTEKYEPNKVDLPDGAGQRTGTYGPLENDKTINMSRTPTINTFYVGFNMEKVPKAVRQAMAYVINREAFVQNVFKARGAGAYHLTPTQIYPGGADAYQEHWQGYDGSDTGGSDFEGLSGYPYSPNENDIAAAKQVMREAGYGPDNRFQLDWLQYESGTWKQMANTIRSRLEAAYIDMNISSAAFGPLLNQTEKGQHEAYTLGWIADYPAPQNFLQLIDPPNTIYDAEGSQPNGARLFWSEDANDDDGVREYMIEQFDRIQNNPGTSDEAQQIRDDAAAKMEEGLWASAALIPIYHRTDDLFWYDTVDYESPGAMGASRSKAINSVKGLDKDTLNGISGTFNSLDPIASGNTASGGKIMDMFDAPFNYPNGSPETENLLVEDFEVSDDLTTYEFKLKEGVQFQGDYGEVTADDAVYSIRRLVESANSTNTYFPLSVLNIDRETRTVTYTATPSSEE